The Actinobacillus equuli genome includes a window with the following:
- the glmU gene encoding bifunctional UDP-N-acetylglucosamine diphosphorylase/glucosamine-1-phosphate N-acetyltransferase GlmU: MTQLSVVILAAGKGTRMYSDLPKVLHTVAGKPMVKHVIDTAKQIDAKQIHLIYGHGGELLQQRLSSEPVNWVLQAEQLGTGHAMQQAAPFFADDENILMLYGDAPLITKETLERLIAAKPENGIALLTVELENPTGYGRIIRENGSVVAIVEQKDANAEQLKIREVNTGVMVASGASFKKWLGNLNNNNAQGEYYITDVIAMANQDGYKVQAVQASEFMEVEGANNRLQLAALERFYQKTQAEKLLLAGVRLIDPARFDIRGSLTHGKDVEIDVNVIIEGEVKLGNRVRIGAGCVLRNCEIGDDVEIKPYSVIEDAVVGKAAQIGPFSRLRPGANLAEETHVGNFVEIKNAQVGKGSKVNHLTYIGDAEVGSNCNIGAGVITCNYDGAKKFKTVIGNNVFVGSDSQLVAPVTIADGATIGAGATITKDVAENELVISRVPQRHIQGWQRPTKKK; the protein is encoded by the coding sequence ATGACTCAACTAAGCGTAGTAATTTTAGCTGCGGGTAAAGGTACTCGTATGTATTCTGATTTACCCAAAGTGCTTCACACCGTTGCAGGAAAGCCAATGGTTAAACATGTTATCGATACAGCGAAGCAGATCGATGCAAAACAAATTCATTTAATTTATGGCCACGGTGGGGAATTATTACAACAACGCTTAAGTTCTGAGCCAGTAAACTGGGTATTACAAGCAGAGCAATTAGGTACAGGTCATGCAATGCAACAGGCAGCGCCATTCTTTGCTGATGATGAGAATATCTTAATGCTTTACGGTGATGCGCCATTAATCACTAAAGAAACCTTAGAACGTTTAATTGCAGCAAAACCAGAAAATGGAATCGCGTTGTTAACTGTTGAATTAGAAAATCCGACTGGTTATGGACGTATTATTCGTGAAAACGGTTCTGTAGTTGCGATCGTAGAGCAAAAAGATGCGAATGCGGAACAATTAAAAATCCGTGAAGTAAACACGGGTGTAATGGTTGCAAGCGGTGCAAGCTTCAAAAAATGGCTTGGTAATTTAAATAACAATAATGCACAAGGCGAATACTATATTACCGATGTGATCGCAATGGCGAACCAAGATGGTTATAAGGTTCAAGCGGTACAAGCAAGTGAATTTATGGAAGTTGAAGGGGCGAATAACCGTTTACAACTTGCGGCATTAGAGCGTTTCTACCAAAAAACACAAGCTGAAAAACTACTGTTAGCCGGTGTACGCTTAATTGATCCAGCTCGTTTTGATATTCGTGGTAGCTTAACACACGGTAAAGATGTGGAAATTGATGTGAACGTAATTATCGAAGGTGAAGTGAAACTGGGTAATCGTGTTCGTATCGGTGCGGGTTGTGTACTTAGAAATTGTGAAATTGGCGATGATGTAGAAATCAAACCATATTCTGTGATTGAAGATGCAGTAGTGGGTAAAGCGGCACAAATCGGTCCGTTCTCTCGTTTACGTCCGGGCGCAAATCTTGCGGAAGAAACCCACGTAGGTAACTTTGTGGAGATTAAAAATGCTCAAGTAGGTAAAGGTTCTAAAGTAAACCATTTAACCTATATCGGTGATGCGGAAGTAGGTAGCAATTGTAATATCGGTGCAGGTGTAATCACTTGTAACTATGATGGTGCAAAAAAATTCAAAACGGTTATCGGCAACAATGTGTTTGTCGGTTCAGATAGCCAATTAGTCGCACCGGTGACTATCGCAGACGGTGCAACTATCGGTGCGGGTGCAACTATTACCAAAGATGTGGCGGAAAACGAGTTAGTGATTAGCCGTGTACCACAACGCCATATCCAAGGCTGGCAACGCCCAACTAAGAAAAAATAG
- a CDS encoding efflux RND transporter permease subunit, which translates to MKFTDIFIKRPVLAVCISLLITILGLQSINKLQVREYPEMTISIVTVNVNYSGADASLMQALVTSQIEEAVAQADNIDYVTSSSSPSTSTTTIKMKLNTNPQMALADISAKVNAIRANLPSGIDDPSISVSSGSNDALMYIRFVSDELNPSQITDYINRVVKPQFFTVNGVSSVDIFGAATFGLRIWLDPEKMAGNNLSGAAVLSALSANNLNTAAGNANGYYTVYKNKVESSTPSVEELENVTISTTSDGRIVKLKDIAKVELDKYQDASRVVADGKEAVVLAVSAATTANSLTVAKDIYPVFELITKNLPSSMSGQILYDKTIAINSSINEVIKTIGEATVIVLVVIILFLGSLRAMVVPIITIPISLIGVLFLLQMFGFSINLLTLLALVLAIGLVVDDAIVVLENVERHVKEGKSPFDAAIIGTREIAIPVISMTITLGAVYSPMALMDGVTGSLFKEFALTLAGAVFISGIAALTLSPMMSSRVLKEHNEEHESRFSKCINAMLDKMTSCYTNMLRGVMAMRWFVLIFALGIFAVLPTLLTSLSSEVAPTEDRGFVVGIGNGPSNTNLDYTQAATEKFNEEVGKIPEVSSMMTVSGFNGANSALSIISLKDWNDRERERAPIAADVSAIAKNVVGMDINAIAFPEISTGENGLPFSLVITTADNYTKLADVATEFLKKAQASGQFFFSSLDLKFNTVTMKWKFDREKMGTYGVTMQQVSGTLGAYLSGAIITRVDIDSRAYPIVSQAIRKDRLNPQDLVNYYVTTASGESVPLSSFVTLELSTEPAALPRMNQLNSATISGVVSSSIGDAVNWAKEELDRSLPKGYQYDFKSEARQYVQEGNAMVMTFALAVIIIYLVLAIQFESWRDPMVILVSVPLALSGALLVLNILGIAGKAGATLNIYSQVGLVTLVGLITKHGILMCEVAKEEQLNNGLSRFEAIVHSATIRLRPIMMTTAAMVAGLIPLLFAVGAGAIARFSMGMVIVAGLSIGTLFTLFVLPVIYTFLGESHKPLREFDEEKYAKENVEKIEHANA; encoded by the coding sequence ATGAAATTTACTGATATTTTTATTAAACGTCCGGTACTTGCCGTTTGTATTAGTTTGCTGATTACTATTTTAGGTTTGCAATCTATTAATAAACTGCAAGTTCGTGAATATCCTGAAATGACAATTTCGATCGTAACTGTTAACGTTAACTATTCAGGTGCGGATGCAAGCTTGATGCAAGCGTTGGTAACTTCTCAAATCGAAGAGGCGGTAGCGCAAGCGGATAATATCGACTATGTAACTTCTTCGAGTAGTCCGAGTACATCAACTACCACGATTAAAATGAAGTTAAATACTAACCCGCAAATGGCGTTAGCGGATATTTCTGCGAAGGTGAATGCAATTCGTGCAAATTTACCAAGTGGGATCGATGACCCGTCTATTAGCGTATCATCAGGTTCAAATGATGCGTTAATGTATATTCGTTTTGTATCGGATGAATTAAATCCTTCACAAATTACCGACTACATTAACCGTGTGGTAAAACCACAATTCTTTACAGTAAACGGTGTTTCAAGCGTAGATATTTTTGGTGCGGCAACTTTCGGTTTACGCATTTGGTTAGATCCTGAAAAAATGGCGGGTAATAACCTTTCTGGTGCGGCTGTATTATCAGCACTAAGCGCGAATAACTTAAATACTGCTGCGGGTAATGCGAACGGTTACTATACTGTTTATAAAAACAAGGTGGAATCAAGTACGCCGTCAGTTGAAGAGTTAGAAAACGTTACGATTTCAACAACATCGGACGGTCGTATTGTTAAACTTAAAGATATTGCAAAGGTTGAGTTAGATAAATACCAAGACGCATCTCGAGTAGTTGCAGACGGTAAGGAAGCGGTTGTATTAGCGGTGAGTGCTGCAACGACAGCAAACTCATTGACCGTAGCGAAAGACATTTATCCGGTATTTGAATTAATTACCAAAAACTTACCATCATCAATGAGCGGTCAGATTTTATATGACAAAACCATTGCGATTAATAGCTCGATTAATGAAGTAATTAAGACCATTGGTGAAGCAACCGTAATCGTATTAGTCGTAATTATCCTTTTCTTAGGTTCATTACGTGCAATGGTTGTACCAATTATCACCATTCCGATTTCATTGATCGGGGTATTATTTTTACTCCAGATGTTTGGTTTCTCAATCAATCTATTGACTCTATTAGCATTAGTACTTGCAATCGGATTAGTGGTGGATGATGCGATCGTTGTACTTGAGAACGTAGAACGTCATGTAAAAGAGGGGAAATCACCGTTTGATGCGGCTATTATCGGTACGCGTGAGATTGCTATTCCGGTTATTTCGATGACGATTACGCTGGGGGCGGTATATTCTCCAATGGCGTTAATGGATGGTGTAACAGGCTCTTTATTTAAAGAGTTCGCATTAACTTTAGCCGGTGCGGTATTTATTTCAGGTATTGCGGCATTGACTTTATCACCAATGATGTCTAGCCGAGTATTAAAAGAACATAATGAAGAGCACGAAAGTCGTTTTTCAAAATGTATCAATGCGATGTTAGACAAAATGACCAGTTGTTATACCAATATGTTGAGAGGTGTAATGGCTATGCGCTGGTTCGTATTGATTTTCGCATTGGGGATTTTTGCCGTATTACCAACTTTATTGACATCACTTTCAAGTGAAGTTGCACCAACAGAAGACCGTGGTTTCGTGGTTGGTATCGGTAATGGCCCGTCAAATACTAACTTAGATTATACGCAAGCCGCGACAGAAAAATTTAATGAAGAAGTGGGTAAAATACCGGAGGTGTCATCAATGATGACCGTGTCAGGCTTTAATGGTGCAAATAGTGCGTTATCAATTATTTCATTAAAAGATTGGAATGATCGTGAGCGTGAACGTGCGCCAATTGCAGCTGATGTTTCTGCGATTGCCAAAAATGTTGTTGGTATGGATATTAATGCGATTGCATTCCCTGAAATTTCGACGGGGGAAAATGGTTTACCGTTCTCATTAGTGATTACCACCGCAGATAACTATACTAAGTTAGCGGATGTAGCAACAGAGTTCCTGAAAAAAGCACAAGCTTCAGGTCAATTCTTCTTCTCAAGTCTTGATTTGAAATTTAATACAGTAACGATGAAATGGAAATTTGATCGTGAGAAAATGGGGACTTATGGGGTAACGATGCAACAAGTGAGTGGTACGTTAGGTGCGTACTTATCCGGTGCGATTATTACACGTGTAGATATTGACTCTCGCGCATATCCGATTGTATCGCAAGCTATCCGTAAAGATCGTTTAAATCCACAAGATTTAGTAAATTATTATGTTACAACGGCAAGTGGTGAATCGGTTCCGCTAAGTTCGTTTGTCACACTTGAATTATCGACAGAGCCGGCAGCGTTACCACGTATGAACCAATTAAATTCCGCAACGATTTCGGGCGTGGTATCAAGCTCGATCGGGGATGCGGTTAATTGGGCTAAAGAAGAGCTTGATCGCAGCTTACCTAAGGGATATCAATACGACTTTAAATCTGAAGCTCGTCAGTATGTTCAAGAAGGTAATGCGATGGTGATGACCTTTGCTTTAGCGGTAATTATCATTTATCTCGTACTCGCGATTCAGTTTGAATCTTGGCGTGATCCGATGGTAATTTTAGTTTCTGTACCGTTAGCATTAAGTGGCGCATTATTGGTTCTAAATATACTTGGCATCGCAGGAAAAGCAGGTGCAACATTGAATATTTATTCGCAGGTAGGTTTAGTAACTTTAGTCGGTTTAATTACCAAACATGGTATTTTAATGTGTGAAGTTGCAAAAGAAGAGCAGTTAAATAATGGTTTATCTCGCTTTGAGGCAATTGTTCATTCGGCGACAATTCGTTTACGTCCTATTATGATGACAACCGCAGCAATGGTAGCAGGTTTAATTCCATTACTCTTTGCGGTAGGTGCAGGTGCGATTGCCCGTTTCAGTATGGGTATGGTAATTGTTGCCGGTTTAAGTATCGGTACACTATTTACTTTATTCGTTCTGCCGGTAATTTATACTTTCTTAGGTGAATCACACAAACCGCTGCGCGAGTTTGATGAAGAAAAATACGCTAAAGAAAACGTGGAAAAAATTGAACACGCAAATGCGTAA
- a CDS encoding efflux RND transporter periplasmic adaptor subunit translates to MTVENQKPSRGRKFLIVTTLAVVLVAFGGVAGMQKFIAGKKAEAAANMPETVSEITAMKVEPQEWTPSIAAVGYIRPNQGAMLSAEATGTVTRVHVRSGQRVNKGDLLVEFDSAVEEATLRAAQAQLPNAKANYDRFRNLVASNSASKAELDNAQSTYNQLLANIESLKASIGRRKIYAPFSGIAGIVNVNVGQYIPAGTEIVRVEDQSVMKVRFTLPQTDVQKISVGQKVTAVVDALPGQTFPANIAAIDPAVDHTTGLINVEAVITENQGKLLSGMFTRLNVALPTEKQQIVVPQIAVTYTMYGETLYVLQPLSDEDKQLVAKMAEQNPKLDVNRMYRARQVEVKTLDRSGIYAQLAKGAKAGDLIVTGGFQRLSNNALVIVSEQEAVGVTQPAKESRL, encoded by the coding sequence ATGACAGTAGAAAACCAAAAGCCCTCTCGTGGCAGAAAGTTTTTAATTGTGACAACCCTAGCTGTAGTGCTGGTTGCCTTTGGTGGCGTTGCTGGAATGCAAAAATTTATTGCGGGTAAAAAAGCCGAAGCGGCAGCTAATATGCCGGAAACCGTAAGTGAAATTACTGCGATGAAAGTAGAGCCACAAGAGTGGACACCGAGTATTGCCGCTGTGGGATACATTCGTCCAAATCAAGGTGCTATGTTAAGTGCAGAAGCAACAGGTACAGTAACTCGAGTACACGTGCGTTCTGGTCAGCGAGTAAATAAAGGCGATTTATTAGTAGAGTTTGATAGTGCCGTTGAAGAAGCGACTCTACGTGCAGCGCAAGCGCAATTACCAAATGCAAAAGCGAATTACGATCGTTTCCGCAACTTAGTGGCATCAAATAGTGCATCAAAAGCGGAATTAGATAATGCGCAATCAACTTATAACCAATTACTTGCGAATATTGAGTCATTAAAAGCGTCTATCGGTCGTCGTAAAATTTATGCACCGTTTAGTGGCATTGCCGGTATTGTCAATGTAAACGTAGGGCAATACATCCCGGCGGGTACGGAAATTGTGCGTGTTGAAGATCAAAGTGTAATGAAAGTTCGCTTTACTTTACCGCAAACGGACGTACAAAAAATTAGCGTAGGACAAAAAGTAACGGCAGTAGTTGATGCGTTACCCGGACAAACATTCCCGGCAAATATTGCAGCAATCGATCCTGCCGTGGACCATACAACCGGCTTAATTAATGTAGAAGCGGTGATTACCGAAAATCAAGGTAAACTTTTATCCGGTATGTTTACTCGTCTTAATGTTGCGTTACCGACCGAGAAACAACAAATTGTTGTGCCACAAATTGCTGTCACTTACACAATGTATGGTGAAACGCTGTACGTATTACAACCGCTTTCTGACGAAGATAAACAATTGGTTGCAAAAATGGCGGAGCAAAATCCTAAATTGGATGTGAATAGAATGTACCGTGCGAGACAGGTTGAAGTGAAAACATTAGACCGTAGTGGTATTTATGCACAATTAGCTAAAGGGGCTAAAGCAGGCGACTTAATTGTTACCGGTGGCTTCCAACGTTTAAGTAATAACGCACTTGTGATTGTTTCTGAACAAGAGGCGGTAGGTGTTACTCAACCTGCTAAAGAAAGTAGACTTTAA
- a CDS encoding TetR/AcrR family transcriptional regulator, whose amino-acid sequence MSRRTDPNDMINHILSATELLVAKEGLQNLSMRKIAKEIGVAAGTLYLYFSTKDQLLSQLANHMYERYSCYINIDFDPNESLFKQYRQLWVRKWQFLSDNPMIAIHLSQYQAMLGFSEIVYRTINDPEFIWNRFVNEGKKQGVIVDLPNEVLYYLSMGTATDIAYLQQVKKDVVPEEYFEEIISRTWKAITF is encoded by the coding sequence ATGTCCAGACGAACTGATCCGAATGATATGATCAATCATATCTTATCGGCAACGGAGTTACTTGTAGCAAAGGAAGGCCTACAAAATTTATCAATGCGCAAGATAGCGAAAGAAATTGGCGTGGCGGCCGGTACGCTTTATTTATACTTTAGCACGAAAGATCAGCTTTTGAGCCAGCTAGCCAATCATATGTATGAACGCTATAGTTGCTATATCAACATTGATTTTGATCCAAACGAATCTCTCTTCAAGCAATATCGTCAACTGTGGGTTAGAAAGTGGCAGTTCTTGTCTGACAACCCCATGATTGCTATTCACCTGTCCCAATACCAAGCGATGCTTGGTTTCAGCGAAATTGTTTATAGAACAATTAATGATCCGGAATTTATTTGGAACCGATTTGTTAACGAAGGTAAAAAGCAAGGTGTGATTGTCGATTTACCTAACGAGGTGTTGTATTACCTGAGTATGGGAACGGCAACAGACATTGCGTATTTACAACAGGTCAAGAAAGACGTGGTTCCGGAAGAATATTTCGAGGAAATTATTTCACGTACTTGGAAAGCGATTACTTTCTAA
- a CDS encoding YejL family protein translates to MATQSKYQSKQFDALSSDLIATLEKHKAPVDLSLMALGNLITNILRENVQTDAQRHALADAFSNALKNSLKTK, encoded by the coding sequence ATGGCAACTCAATCAAAATATCAAAGTAAACAATTCGATGCATTATCCAGCGACCTTATCGCAACACTTGAAAAACACAAAGCCCCCGTTGATCTTTCATTAATGGCATTAGGTAATTTAATCACGAATATCTTACGTGAGAACGTTCAAACTGATGCACAGCGTCATGCTTTAGCGGATGCGTTCTCAAATGCATTAAAAAATTCTTTAAAAACGAAATAA
- a CDS encoding DUF3413 domain-containing protein, which produces MFARLRSLLPTNSRQYREETSQRITWGHWFTLFNVVLALLISSRYAFNADWPNTLSGKLYFFTSLFGHFSFIVFACYLLLLFPLSFVIKNDRTFRGVSVILATIGQTFLLVDTEVFKRFYLHLSPLVWDLLVNPEQGELTRQWQLLFVPMPLILLAEMLYSRWCWQKLRSFNRQKWGKYVAYFFLSCFTATHLIYAWADMTLYRPITAQKANYPLSHPMTARTFLQKHGLIDRAELQQEIEENGRLDSFYLNYPKHQLTFTKKPHSNIILINLSGLRNNAISSENTPALAEVSRKSLRFMQHYTSGDSRSAGVLGIFYSLSGKYLDSVLGNKEASPLMFAFRQSGYQFGLFSHNGFADPVYHQAAFAGILLPESKNNLDAISQWKQWVSERDVNQPFFSYLDLNLPQANTYEQQTKLLDWQFSEIWSQLEKNALLANTMVIITSDQANPTDEMSFTQQDMQVPLIIYWQGEVKQYDLLSSHLDIMPTLLTQFFGILNPLSDYSQGINLTAQNNRLWVLASNHNWNVAIMPDGEQYHIDRKGHFEKFNAQGEKEKSDRPPLPLFLQMIQQSNQFVEK; this is translated from the coding sequence ATGTTTGCACGCCTTCGCTCATTATTACCGACCAATTCTCGTCAATACCGAGAAGAAACCTCACAACGCATTACGTGGGGTCATTGGTTTACCCTTTTTAATGTAGTGTTGGCGTTACTTATTTCTTCCCGCTACGCTTTTAATGCCGATTGGCCTAACACGCTATCAGGTAAACTTTACTTTTTTACCAGTTTATTCGGGCATTTCAGCTTTATTGTGTTTGCCTGCTATTTATTGCTACTCTTTCCGCTAAGCTTTGTAATTAAAAATGATCGTACCTTCCGTGGTGTTTCAGTTATTTTAGCTACCATCGGGCAAACCTTTCTTTTAGTCGATACCGAAGTATTTAAGCGATTCTATCTGCATTTATCACCGCTTGTTTGGGACTTATTAGTTAATCCCGAGCAAGGTGAACTTACTCGTCAATGGCAATTACTCTTTGTACCAATGCCACTTATTTTGTTAGCGGAAATGCTCTATTCACGTTGGTGTTGGCAAAAGTTACGTAGCTTTAATCGCCAAAAATGGGGTAAATATGTTGCTTATTTTTTCTTAAGTTGTTTTACCGCGACACATTTAATTTACGCTTGGGCGGATATGACGTTATATCGTCCGATTACCGCACAAAAAGCAAACTATCCGTTATCGCATCCAATGACTGCTCGTACTTTCTTACAAAAGCATGGACTGATTGATCGTGCCGAGTTACAGCAAGAAATTGAAGAAAACGGTCGTTTAGATAGTTTCTATTTAAATTATCCGAAACATCAACTGACCTTTACCAAAAAGCCTCATTCAAATATTATACTGATCAATTTATCAGGATTACGTAATAACGCTATCAGTAGCGAAAATACTCCTGCACTTGCTGAAGTTAGTCGTAAATCATTACGTTTTATGCAACATTACACCAGCGGAGATTCTCGTTCTGCCGGCGTATTAGGGATTTTCTATAGTTTAAGCGGTAAATATTTAGATTCGGTATTAGGTAATAAAGAAGCATCACCACTGATGTTCGCTTTCCGTCAATCCGGCTATCAGTTCGGTTTGTTCTCACATAACGGCTTTGCAGATCCGGTGTACCACCAAGCGGCATTTGCCGGTATTTTGTTACCTGAATCAAAAAATAATCTAGATGCCATTTCACAATGGAAACAGTGGGTGAGCGAACGTGATGTTAATCAGCCTTTTTTCAGCTATTTGGATTTAAATTTACCGCAGGCTAATACCTATGAGCAGCAAACCAAATTACTCGACTGGCAATTTAGTGAAATTTGGTCACAATTAGAAAAGAACGCTTTATTAGCAAATACCATGGTAATTATTACCTCTGATCAAGCTAATCCAACTGATGAAATGAGCTTTACTCAGCAAGATATGCAAGTGCCGCTAATTATCTATTGGCAAGGTGAAGTAAAACAATATGATTTACTCTCAAGCCATTTAGATATTATGCCGACACTGTTAACTCAGTTCTTTGGTATACTCAATCCGCTTAGCGACTATTCACAAGGGATCAATTTAACCGCCCAAAATAATCGTTTATGGGTGTTAGCGTCTAACCATAATTGGAATGTTGCGATTATGCCTGACGGTGAACAATATCATATTGATCGTAAAGGTCATTTTGAGAAATTTAATGCTCAGGGCGAAAAAGAGAAAAGCGATCGTCCGCCTTTACCGCTTTTCTTACAAATGATTCAGCAAAGTAATCAATTTGTAGAAAAATAA
- a CDS encoding 4-oxalomesaconate tautomerase gives MKKVPCMIIRGGTSKGVYFLKDDLPADVAERDKFLMAIMGSGDPTQINGLGGATSVTSKVAIVSKSEKEGVDLDYLFAQVGIGQKVVDTAPSCGNILSGIICFASEKGLIELQDGITSVVVNNVNTNSIIEVSAESPNKQLKYTGNAEVSGVPGTGSPVNLNFSQIEGAKTGKVFPTGNKQDNINGYNVTCIDVAMPMVLFNAQDLGLTGKETKAELDENRALFEIIEPIRRKAGEMMGLGDVSEKVIPKMGILSAPAGKGNITSRYFVPDKCHASHAVTGSICVSAACNIEGTVANPLYKDTGSVVTIEHPSGFISVDMVCENVDGDYKFTRAALVRTAKPLMMGEVYYDETAE, from the coding sequence ATGAAAAAAGTTCCTTGTATGATTATTCGTGGAGGCACATCAAAAGGTGTGTATTTCTTAAAAGATGATTTACCGGCAGATGTAGCTGAACGTGATAAATTCTTAATGGCAATTATGGGATCAGGCGACCCGACTCAAATCAACGGTTTGGGCGGTGCGACAAGTGTAACCAGTAAAGTGGCGATCGTTTCAAAATCTGAAAAAGAAGGGGTTGATTTAGATTATTTATTTGCTCAAGTCGGTATTGGACAAAAAGTGGTGGATACGGCACCTTCGTGCGGTAATATTTTATCCGGTATCATTTGTTTCGCGAGTGAAAAAGGCTTAATTGAATTACAAGATGGCATCACGAGCGTAGTAGTAAATAACGTTAATACCAACAGTATTATCGAAGTTTCTGCCGAGTCGCCAAATAAACAATTGAAATATACGGGTAATGCGGAAGTATCCGGTGTACCGGGAACAGGTTCGCCGGTGAATTTGAATTTTAGCCAAATTGAAGGGGCAAAAACCGGTAAAGTTTTCCCGACCGGTAATAAACAAGATAATATCAACGGCTATAATGTGACTTGTATTGATGTAGCGATGCCGATGGTATTGTTTAATGCGCAAGATCTTGGCCTAACTGGTAAAGAAACCAAAGCGGAATTAGATGAAAACCGTGCGTTATTCGAGATTATCGAGCCTATTCGCCGTAAAGCGGGTGAAATGATGGGATTAGGTGATGTATCCGAAAAAGTGATTCCAAAAATGGGGATTTTATCGGCACCGGCTGGCAAAGGTAATATTACGTCTCGCTACTTCGTACCGGACAAATGTCATGCAAGCCATGCGGTAACCGGTTCAATTTGCGTATCTGCAGCGTGTAATATCGAAGGTACGGTTGCGAATCCGCTTTATAAAGATACCGGCAGTGTCGTAACTATTGAGCATCCGTCCGGTTTTATCAGCGTTGATATGGTTTGTGAGAATGTAGATGGTGATTACAAATTTACTCGCGCAGCGTTAGTACGTACTGCTAAACCGTTAATGATGGGTGAAGTGTATTACGATGAAACGGCAGAATAG
- a CDS encoding anion permease, with protein MNLKKLLHYVIILACPIVTYIFPTPEGLSVLGWHILGVYIGTILALIIKPFPAPPLLLAAVAISAIIIGNTPAEVLADGTKIAVKQGAVLDGYKSGTTWLVFAAFSMSAAFVQTGLGRRIAYKMIGAFGSTTLRLGYVNAMLDLLISPAMPSTTARGGGILAPIMQSIAVSLGSEPETSPRKAGHYLLLNTYMVVKTTGFIFLTAMAPNAVALELMRPILNIDVSWTQWFIAASVPGLLTLLLLPFVTYVLYKPELKNVDNKTIAREGLEAMGPMTAKEKMLAGVFISAVLGWVFSKQLNLSEFTVAIAAMAAIVITSVLSWDDVLKNKGGWTTLTWYGGLLGIAAVLSQAKFFVWLSTTMSQLVPSDLGSPTVVTILILVLSILARYVFASGAAYVASMVPVFCAVGMAAGADPIFLAFGLLFSNSYGSMVTHYASAPAAVIYGLGYHDVKSFWITGGVCALVTLLIQVTVGFGWWSMLQSMGILG; from the coding sequence ATGAACCTGAAAAAACTTCTGCACTATGTAATTATTCTTGCATGCCCAATAGTTACTTATATTTTCCCTACGCCTGAAGGCTTATCTGTGCTTGGCTGGCACATTTTAGGTGTTTATATCGGTACTATTCTTGCTCTCATTATCAAACCTTTCCCTGCTCCTCCTCTTCTGTTAGCTGCCGTTGCGATTTCCGCTATTATCATTGGTAATACGCCTGCTGAAGTTTTAGCAGACGGCACAAAAATCGCAGTAAAACAAGGTGCGGTATTAGACGGTTATAAATCAGGTACAACTTGGCTGGTATTTGCAGCATTCTCCATGAGTGCGGCATTCGTACAAACCGGTTTAGGTCGCCGAATCGCTTATAAAATGATTGGTGCATTCGGTAGCACAACATTACGTTTGGGCTATGTAAATGCAATGTTAGATTTATTAATTTCGCCTGCAATGCCGTCAACAACGGCGCGTGGCGGCGGTATTCTTGCACCGATTATGCAATCTATCGCGGTTTCTTTAGGTTCAGAACCTGAAACTTCACCTCGCAAGGCCGGACATTATTTGCTGCTTAATACTTATATGGTGGTTAAAACTACAGGTTTTATTTTCTTAACGGCAATGGCGCCAAATGCGGTTGCACTTGAGTTAATGCGCCCGATTTTAAATATTGATGTTAGCTGGACTCAGTGGTTTATAGCCGCATCTGTTCCCGGCTTACTAACTTTATTACTTTTACCTTTTGTCACTTATGTTCTTTACAAACCGGAACTTAAAAATGTCGATAACAAAACAATCGCCCGTGAAGGTTTAGAAGCAATGGGGCCAATGACGGCGAAAGAAAAAATGCTAGCCGGCGTATTTATCAGTGCGGTGTTAGGCTGGGTGTTCTCAAAACAATTAAATCTTTCTGAATTTACCGTGGCGATTGCGGCAATGGCGGCGATTGTGATTACATCCGTATTGTCTTGGGATGATGTGCTTAAAAACAAAGGCGGTTGGACAACATTGACTTGGTACGGTGGCTTATTAGGTATTGCTGCTGTGTTGTCACAAGCAAAATTCTTTGTTTGGTTATCAACCACAATGAGTCAGTTAGTACCATCAGATTTAGGCAGTCCAACAGTCGTGACGATCTTAATCTTAGTATTAAGTATCTTAGCACGTTATGTGTTTGCATCAGGTGCCGCTTATGTGGCTTCAATGGTGCCGGTATTTTGTGCAGTGGGTATGGCTGCCGGCGCTGATCCTATATTCTTAGCATTCGGCTTATTATTTTCTAATAGCTACGGCAGTATGGTAACGCACTATGCGTCAGCACCTGCTGCGGTTATCTATGGCTTAGGGTATCACGATGTGAAATCATTCTGGATTACCGGTGGCGTGTGTGCGTTAGTGACATTACTTATCCAAGTAACAGTCGGTTTCGGTTGGTGGTCAATGCTCCAAAGTATGGGGATTTTGGGCTAG